In Candidatus Kaelpia aquatica, one DNA window encodes the following:
- a CDS encoding segregation/condensation protein A, which yields MNDYKVRLKIFEGPLDLLLYLIKKNEVSIYDIPIADVTNQYLEYLKVMQDLDLDIVGDFLVMAATLLYIKSRMLLPQEEVALDEEIPEDDPREDLVNRLMEYKKFKEAAGLLRNKEEEGNEVFKRYLPQSDIDLTQKESFLCDGFEASIFDLISAFTEALKNIPKDDFKVVLDEEHTVEEKMEFVISLLDRKGVIYFNNIWARIRSRIEAVVFFLALLELIRLKKIIIRQIGLFGEIKIFKPLPILNSDGK from the coding sequence ATGAACGATTATAAGGTAAGACTTAAGATTTTTGAAGGCCCCTTGGATTTGCTGCTCTATTTGATTAAAAAAAATGAAGTGAGTATTTATGATATACCTATTGCTGATGTAACCAATCAATATTTAGAATACCTTAAAGTGATGCAGGATTTAGACCTTGATATTGTCGGAGATTTTCTTGTTATGGCTGCGACGCTGCTGTATATAAAATCACGAATGCTGCTGCCTCAAGAAGAGGTGGCCTTAGATGAAGAGATACCTGAGGATGACCCTAGAGAGGATCTTGTTAATCGATTGATGGAGTATAAGAAGTTTAAAGAAGCAGCAGGGTTGCTTAGGAATAAAGAGGAAGAGGGGAATGAGGTCTTTAAAAGATACTTACCGCAGTCAGATATTGATTTAACGCAGAAAGAGAGCTTCCTTTGCGATGGTTTTGAAGCCAGCATATTTGATTTGATATCCGCTTTTACAGAGGCCCTTAAAAACATACCTAAAGATGATTTCAAAGTTGTTTTAGACGAAGAGCATACAGTTGAAGAGAAGATGGAGTTTGTCATATCTCTCTTAGATCGGAAAGGGGTTATCTATTTCAACAATATCTGGGCTAGGATAAGAAGCAGGATCGAGGCAGTAGTCTTTTTTTTAGCGTTGCTGGAGCTAATAAGGTTGAAAAAAATTATAATAAGACAGATTGGTCTTTTTGGAGAGATTAAGATATTTAAACCACTGCCGATATTAAATAGCGATGGAAAATAA
- a CDS encoding phosphoribosylaminoimidazolesuccinocarboxamide synthase, whose translation MKVNLVKEVNIESLNIFRRGKVRDVYEIGDDLLFVATDRISCFDVVLPDPIPLKGIVLNKLSLVWFDLTKELIPNHLISSDVSEIAQLSDYHDILRDRSIIVKKTEPLSFECVVRGYLSGSGWKDYKKEGKVSGIELKKELIESQKLDQPIFTPSTKEDSGHDVAVSFDYVVDNIGLELASKIRDKSLELYSFAHNYAEARGIIIADTKFEFGILNGELILIDEVLTPDSSRFWPKDEYAPGRAQNSFDKQYVRDWLESTGWDKIPPAPNLPQEVIEKTTQKYLLGYKSIAGVDL comes from the coding sequence ATGAAAGTGAATTTAGTTAAAGAGGTTAACATTGAGAGTCTCAATATATTCCGTAGGGGTAAGGTTAGGGATGTCTATGAGATTGGCGATGATCTATTATTCGTAGCAACTGATAGGATATCCTGTTTCGATGTTGTTTTGCCGGATCCAATTCCTCTTAAAGGCATAGTCTTAAATAAGCTTTCTCTTGTTTGGTTTGATTTAACAAAAGAACTTATTCCAAATCATCTTATAAGTTCTGATGTTTCGGAGATAGCTCAGTTATCTGATTATCATGATATCTTAAGAGATAGGTCTATAATTGTTAAGAAGACAGAGCCTTTATCTTTTGAATGTGTTGTTAGGGGTTATCTGTCTGGTTCAGGCTGGAAAGACTACAAAAAAGAAGGTAAGGTGTCTGGGATAGAGCTTAAAAAAGAACTGATTGAATCTCAGAAACTTGATCAGCCGATATTTACGCCTTCAACAAAAGAAGATAGCGGGCATGATGTAGCTGTCTCTTTTGATTATGTAGTCGATAATATTGGTTTAGAGCTTGCATCTAAAATAAGAGATAAGAGCCTTGAGCTCTATTCTTTTGCTCATAACTACGCCGAAGCACGCGGGATAATTATAGCCGACACAAAGTTTGAGTTTGGGATTTTAAACGGAGAACTTATATTGATAGACGAAGTTCTTACTCCGGATTCTTCTCGTTTTTGGCCTAAAGACGAGTATGCTCCCGGTAGAGCTCAGAATAGTTTCGATAAGCAGTATGTTAGAGATTGGCTGGAATCAACAGGCTGGGATAAGATACCTCCTGCTCCAAATCTTCCTCAGGAAGTAATTGAAAAGACGACTCAGAAGTATCTGCTCGGATATAAAAGTATTGCGGGAGTAGATTTATAA
- the trpS gene encoding tryptophan--tRNA ligase — protein sequence MKKRILSGMRPTGPLHLGHLLGALSNWVKLQEDYDCFFMIADWHALMGEYANSKKIAEYSLDNLKDWLAAGLDPDKSVIFKQSDVAEHTELNLIFSIITPLGWLQRCPTYKEQINELRERDLSTHGFLGYPVLQAADILLYKAEGVPVGEDQLPHLELTRELVRRFHHLFGKNIFPEPEALLTKSSKLLGLDGRKMSKSYGNFIALADKDEVVKEKIRTMFTDPQRIKLQDPGRPEICNIYKYYELFSPSQTTDVGRECREAKIGCVEDKERFADLLIDYLKPFQKRREAIGSDLSYLENLLKEGAERAKQVAKKTISEVREVIGL from the coding sequence ATGAAGAAGAGAATTCTATCCGGAATGAGGCCGACAGGACCTCTACACCTGGGTCATCTTCTTGGAGCACTTAGCAATTGGGTCAAACTTCAAGAGGATTACGATTGCTTTTTTATGATTGCTGATTGGCATGCATTGATGGGGGAATATGCCAATTCAAAGAAGATCGCAGAGTACTCACTCGATAATCTTAAAGATTGGCTTGCTGCAGGATTAGACCCTGATAAATCAGTAATATTTAAGCAGTCCGATGTCGCAGAGCATACAGAGTTAAATTTGATATTTTCTATTATAACTCCATTAGGCTGGCTTCAGAGGTGTCCCACCTATAAAGAGCAGATAAACGAGCTTAGAGAGAGAGACCTTAGTACGCATGGTTTTCTTGGCTACCCCGTGCTTCAAGCTGCTGATATTCTACTTTACAAGGCAGAGGGAGTTCCTGTAGGTGAAGATCAGTTGCCACATCTAGAATTAACAAGAGAGCTGGTAAGGAGGTTCCATCATCTATTTGGTAAGAATATTTTTCCTGAACCAGAGGCTTTACTTACGAAGAGTTCAAAGCTTTTGGGTTTAGATGGACGTAAAATGTCCAAAAGCTATGGAAACTTCATTGCTTTGGCTGACAAGGATGAGGTTGTAAAAGAAAAAATAAGAACAATGTTTACAGATCCTCAAAGAATAAAACTTCAGGATCCAGGAAGACCAGAAATCTGCAATATTTATAAGTATTATGAGCTGTTTTCTCCTAGTCAGACTACTGATGTTGGCAGAGAATGCAGAGAGGCTAAGATAGGATGCGTTGAAGACAAAGAGAGGTTTGCAGATCTACTGATTGATTACCTTAAGCCATTCCAGAAAAGAAGAGAAGCCATAGGATCTGATCTGAGCTACCTTGAGAATTTACTTAAGGAGGGAGCTGAGAGAGCTAAACAAGTTGCTAAAAAGACAATCTCTGAGGTTAGAGAGGTTATAGGACTATGA
- the nusA gene encoding transcription termination factor NusA: protein MNEELLLALEYLGQEKGIDQSKLIDAIEVAMVTAAKKVFHVEREDLDIKFDIESGDMKVYLKGEEVVSQKLGRIAAQTAKQVIMQKLREAEKETIYDEYKDRVGDVLTGMVHRLEYGDVIVQLDKAEAILPRSEQGRGESYRQRQKLKVYVLEVKKSGKPPLVIVSRRRSELIRRLFEIEVPEIQDKTVEIVAIAREAGERTKIAVRSNQESVDPVGSCVGMKGVRVKNIVDELGGEKIDIIHYSDKPAEYIKAALNPAQVSDIKIFKEQNKALVIVLKDQLSIAIGRHGQNVRLASQLTNWEIDVRSPEELSEESPLLKVKGIGPKIADVLSKSGYESVDILAKADFEVLKEIEGLGEKTAQKAIDAAKKYLKGKNV, encoded by the coding sequence ATGAATGAAGAGCTCTTATTAGCTTTGGAATATCTTGGTCAAGAGAAAGGCATAGATCAGAGCAAGCTTATTGATGCAATTGAGGTTGCTATGGTTACAGCAGCTAAGAAGGTTTTTCATGTAGAGAGAGAGGACTTGGATATAAAATTTGATATCGAAAGCGGTGACATGAAAGTCTATCTTAAGGGAGAGGAAGTTGTATCTCAGAAGCTAGGCAGGATTGCTGCTCAGACTGCAAAGCAGGTAATTATGCAGAAGTTGCGTGAAGCAGAGAAAGAGACTATCTACGATGAGTATAAGGACAGAGTCGGAGATGTCCTAACAGGCATGGTTCATAGATTAGAATACGGGGATGTTATTGTGCAGCTTGATAAAGCCGAAGCTATTTTACCTCGCTCAGAGCAGGGTCGAGGCGAGAGTTATAGACAGAGACAGAAACTAAAAGTCTATGTTCTTGAGGTTAAAAAGTCCGGCAAGCCGCCTCTTGTTATTGTATCGCGCAGGAGATCTGAATTAATAAGAAGACTTTTTGAGATAGAAGTGCCTGAGATTCAGGATAAGACAGTTGAGATAGTAGCTATTGCCAGAGAAGCTGGCGAAAGGACCAAAATAGCTGTTAGGAGTAATCAAGAGAGCGTCGATCCTGTTGGGTCTTGCGTTGGCATGAAGGGTGTGAGGGTAAAAAATATAGTAGATGAACTGGGTGGAGAGAAGATAGATATTATTCATTATAGCGATAAGCCTGCTGAGTATATAAAAGCAGCATTGAATCCGGCGCAGGTATCAGATATAAAAATTTTCAAAGAACAGAACAAAGCTCTGGTTATAGTTTTAAAAGATCAGCTCTCTATAGCTATTGGAAGGCATGGTCAGAATGTAAGGTTGGCATCTCAATTGACCAATTGGGAGATAGATGTTAGGAGCCCTGAAGAGTTAAGCGAGGAGTCTCCATTGTTGAAGGTTAAGGGGATAGGCCCTAAAATTGCGGATGTTTTAAGTAAGTCAGGCTATGAGAGTGTTGATATTCTGGCTAAGGCAGATTTTGAGGTTTTAAAAGAGATAGAGGGCTTAGGTGAGAAGACAGCTCAAAAAGCCATAGATGCTGCAAAAAAATATTTAAAGGGTAAAAATGTCTAG
- the infB gene encoding translation initiation factor IF-2: MSSTRVYILAQELGLDSKELMEYLKDLNVDAKSHMSNLDLDTAELVRSEVTSILNKKKKAELDKNPKIAVEFPITVRDLAVKLGAKPNEVQKKLLQWKVFASINQPLKEDIALRLAEEFGFALKRQLTHEEEVVKTHKDEEDGSLKSRHPIVTLMGHVDHGKTTLLEKIRDLELTHKEAGGITQHIGAYEVVHKDKKITFIDTPGHEAFTSMRARGANVTDIVILVVAADDGVMPQTVEAINHAKAADVPIIVAINKVDRPEANIDKVKRELAEIGLASEDWGGDVIAVNVSALAGEGIDALLDMVILQAEIMELKSNPNKLAKGVVLESKITKGGPFVSVIVQSGTLKAGDMFISGTCFGKVRALFNDIGLEIRSIGPSDPAGILGLNGVPESGEGFLVVEDESKIKGIIGNRKNDAREKKQAPSQRMSLQDLTKEGQKLLRVILKADVYGSLDAVVDSLEKLKNSQKEELDIKILHKGVGNITESDVVLALASDAFVVGFNVGIDDKAKARAKKEAVEVRLYSIIYELIEDIDKVFKGLQEPELEERLLGRVEVRKVFDVSKVGKIAGCWVSKGKIQRNSPCRLLRGKKVAYEGRITSLKRFKDDTKEVSEGYECGLRLEGHNDITEGDIIEAYTMIEV, from the coding sequence ATGTCTAGTACAAGAGTCTATATACTTGCTCAAGAATTGGGTTTAGATAGCAAAGAGCTCATGGAGTATCTAAAAGATTTAAATGTTGATGCTAAGTCTCATATGAGCAATCTAGATTTAGATACAGCAGAGCTTGTTAGAAGCGAAGTCACTTCTATTTTAAATAAGAAAAAGAAAGCAGAGCTTGATAAGAACCCCAAGATAGCTGTTGAATTTCCAATTACTGTTAGAGATCTTGCGGTTAAGTTAGGCGCAAAGCCCAATGAAGTTCAGAAAAAATTGCTCCAGTGGAAGGTGTTTGCAAGCATTAATCAGCCCTTAAAAGAGGATATCGCATTAAGATTGGCCGAGGAATTCGGTTTTGCTTTAAAGCGCCAATTGACTCATGAGGAAGAAGTCGTAAAGACACATAAAGATGAAGAAGACGGTTCTCTTAAGAGCAGGCACCCCATCGTTACTCTTATGGGTCACGTTGATCATGGTAAGACGACATTACTTGAGAAGATAAGAGATTTAGAGTTGACACATAAAGAGGCTGGAGGGATAACTCAGCATATTGGAGCCTATGAAGTTGTACACAAAGATAAGAAGATTACTTTTATAGATACACCGGGACATGAAGCATTTACCTCTATGAGGGCGAGAGGTGCAAATGTAACCGATATAGTGATTTTAGTAGTTGCAGCAGATGATGGTGTTATGCCTCAGACAGTTGAAGCTATTAATCATGCAAAAGCTGCAGATGTCCCTATAATAGTGGCTATAAATAAGGTTGATAGGCCTGAAGCAAATATTGATAAAGTAAAGAGAGAGCTGGCTGAGATAGGTCTTGCTTCGGAAGACTGGGGCGGAGATGTAATTGCAGTCAATGTCTCTGCTTTAGCTGGTGAAGGGATAGATGCTTTGTTAGATATGGTAATATTGCAAGCAGAGATTATGGAGCTTAAATCTAATCCTAATAAATTAGCCAAAGGAGTAGTGCTTGAGTCCAAAATCACTAAAGGCGGCCCTTTTGTCTCTGTCATAGTTCAGAGCGGTACTTTAAAGGCAGGCGATATGTTTATTTCCGGTACTTGCTTTGGTAAGGTAAGAGCTCTTTTCAACGATATAGGCTTAGAGATTAGAAGCATTGGCCCATCTGACCCTGCAGGAATATTAGGTTTGAATGGAGTTCCAGAGTCGGGAGAAGGTTTTCTTGTCGTTGAAGATGAGAGTAAAATTAAAGGTATTATTGGAAATAGAAAGAACGATGCGAGAGAGAAGAAGCAGGCTCCATCTCAGCGGATGAGTCTCCAAGATTTAACTAAAGAGGGGCAGAAATTATTAAGAGTGATATTGAAAGCGGATGTATATGGTTCACTCGATGCCGTAGTTGATTCCTTAGAGAAACTGAAGAATTCTCAAAAAGAGGAGTTGGATATAAAGATACTACATAAGGGTGTCGGCAACATTACAGAGTCAGATGTTGTTTTAGCGCTTGCCTCAGATGCTTTTGTTGTAGGTTTTAATGTCGGCATTGATGATAAAGCGAAAGCCAGGGCGAAGAAAGAGGCTGTCGAAGTTAGACTCTATAGTATAATATATGAGCTTATAGAAGATATAGATAAGGTTTTCAAAGGATTGCAAGAGCCAGAATTAGAAGAGCGTTTACTGGGCAGGGTTGAGGTGAGGAAGGTTTTTGATGTCAGTAAAGTTGGCAAAATAGCAGGCTGCTGGGTCAGTAAGGGTAAGATCCAGAGAAACTCGCCTTGTAGATTATTGAGAGGCAAAAAGGTTGCCTATGAAGGTAGGATTACATCGTTAAAAAGATTTAAAGACGATACCAAAGAAGTCTCCGAAGGTTATGAATGTGGTTTAAGGTTGGAGGGGCATAACGATATAACTGAAGGAGATATCATAGAAGCATATACTATGATTGAAGTCTGA
- the rpmE gene encoding 50S ribosomal protein L31 encodes MKKDTHPKYVETTVVCACGSVINTRSTKENIKVEVCSACHPLYTGEKQRIVDTAGRVERFRRKYAKFNKDSE; translated from the coding sequence ATGAAAAAAGATACTCATCCAAAATATGTAGAGACTACAGTTGTATGTGCTTGCGGCAGTGTTATTAATACTCGTTCTACCAAGGAGAATATCAAGGTAGAGGTATGCTCTGCTTGTCATCCTTTATATACAGGAGAGAAGCAGAGGATAGTTGATACTGCAGGCAGAGTGGAGAGGTTCCGCAGGAAATACGCAAAATTCAATAAAGATTCTGAATAG
- a CDS encoding DNA repair exonuclease produces the protein MQANFIQISDFHLDSKFLGFQDLDKISQRKKELEETFKKVIQFTNSIKEELDFILFAGDLFEGDYFSPHTIKSLIIYGIESLKPLPVYIVAGNHDILEDSSPYLIYDWPENAHIFGSDFEKIKIKDDLYLWGVSVSPENVSKNLLKDLSVEDREALNIVLMHGAETGTAEESIFGDSLPFSSGDIDSSGADYIALGHYHNCRPVPRSSERVLGYYSGSPESLSFKELGERFVLKVGLKKGEVPRIDKISFQRRYYKEIEVDCSGVLSLDEAKDMIKDNGDKDAVVSIVLKGDIDPDIRIDLEDIDDYIKQSGLFFAFNLKNNIRSAYSKELIESSLLGKNFIKILQDRKTSKEVVDIVTKIGLDAIFTKEIRGWNEV, from the coding sequence ATGCAGGCCAATTTTATTCAAATTTCAGATTTTCACTTGGATTCTAAATTTTTAGGGTTTCAGGATCTAGATAAGATTTCACAGAGAAAGAAAGAACTAGAAGAGACTTTTAAAAAAGTTATTCAGTTTACAAATTCTATCAAGGAAGAGCTAGATTTTATATTATTCGCAGGTGATCTATTTGAGGGTGATTACTTTTCGCCCCATACTATTAAATCTTTGATTATTTATGGAATTGAATCTTTAAAACCTTTACCTGTCTATATCGTTGCCGGCAACCATGATATTTTAGAAGATAGTTCGCCGTATTTAATATATGATTGGCCTGAAAATGCGCATATCTTCGGCTCTGATTTTGAAAAAATTAAGATTAAGGATGACCTCTATCTCTGGGGTGTTTCGGTTAGCCCTGAAAATGTTTCTAAGAATTTACTTAAAGATCTAAGCGTAGAGGACAGAGAAGCGTTAAATATTGTTCTAATGCATGGTGCTGAAACAGGTACTGCTGAAGAGTCTATATTTGGTGATTCTCTTCCTTTTTCATCAGGAGATATAGATAGTTCAGGGGCTGATTATATTGCATTGGGCCACTATCATAATTGCAGGCCGGTTCCAAGATCGAGCGAGAGAGTTTTAGGATATTACTCGGGCTCTCCAGAATCGTTAAGCTTTAAAGAGTTAGGTGAAAGGTTTGTACTTAAGGTTGGATTAAAAAAGGGAGAGGTGCCCAGGATAGATAAAATATCTTTCCAAAGACGTTATTACAAGGAGATTGAAGTTGATTGTAGCGGTGTTCTATCTTTAGATGAAGCAAAAGATATGATTAAGGATAATGGTGATAAAGATGCCGTGGTCTCTATAGTTTTAAAAGGTGATATTGATCCAGATATAAGAATAGATTTGGAAGATATTGATGATTATATAAAACAGAGTGGTCTATTTTTTGCTTTCAATTTGAAAAATAATATAAGGTCAGCTTATTCTAAAGAACTGATAGAGTCTTCGTTGCTCGGAAAGAACTTCATTAAGATTTTGCAGGATCGGAAAACTTCAAAAGAGGTTGTAGATATTGTAACGAAGATTGGACTCGATGCTATTTTTACAAAAGAGATAAGAGGTTGGAATGAGGTTTAA
- a CDS encoding diguanylate cyclase, which yields MKVSTKIHFSDVVRVLQDRIHDLHRFHSQQKEVEDNLRYSEEQCKMTLDSMPDAIHVVDSDFKILLINKTFKKWLKVLGLNSDVIGKSIFDVFPFLKDNILKECEDVFKSGKSITTVEKNRVRSSCVITQTKKIPIIKDGNVVRMVTTVRDITESRRIREELIRVEHERSLILNSICEHVVYHDLYNNLVWVNKAAADSVGKNLEELVGKKCYRVWHNRETPCIGCPVIRAKETGLPQESEMTSPDGRTWSIKGCLLKNLKGETIGMVETTLEITKRKSAERSLDSLNKALLKSHERMKKFIMKDSLTGLYNNKYLNEIIEAEFSRARRYYHPFSLILFDIDYFKSINDVYGHNFGDSVLKQFSRHLKRMVRRYDIVVRSGGEEFIVLCPSTDKITSLKLARRVLDDINVKEFGNNKQRIKFTLSVAVVGYPSDKTVQLNKVDKMILEGKDLINIGYKILSKVKDAGGNRVYSLEDVGFDGKRMPEVEAENASVGFLRGKLEDLTKKANQSLIESVFAFAKTIELKDHYTGEHVEQTVQYAVAIADAFSLPRDEIERVREAAILHDLGKIGISEDILHKNKKLTKREYDIIKRHPQIGVDIIRPIHALHDLIPYILYHHERWNGQGYPHGLKGEEIPFGARIVAVADVYQALISDRPYRAAYPEEEAVKIIRESAGSEFDPEIVDVFIKVLR from the coding sequence ATGAAAGTTAGTACAAAAATTCACTTTTCTGATGTAGTCAGAGTACTCCAAGATAGAATTCACGATCTACATAGATTTCATTCTCAACAAAAAGAAGTAGAGGATAATCTGCGTTATTCTGAAGAGCAATGTAAGATGACGCTTGATTCTATGCCAGATGCAATTCATGTTGTTGATTCTGATTTTAAAATATTACTCATTAATAAAACTTTTAAAAAATGGCTTAAGGTTTTGGGTTTAAATAGTGATGTTATTGGGAAGAGTATTTTTGATGTCTTTCCTTTTTTAAAAGATAATATCTTAAAAGAGTGTGAGGATGTTTTTAAGAGTGGGAAGTCTATAACAACTGTTGAAAAAAATAGAGTAAGAAGTTCTTGTGTAATTACTCAGACAAAAAAGATTCCAATAATAAAAGATGGTAATGTTGTAAGAATGGTTACTACTGTACGGGATATAACCGAATCTAGGCGTATAAGGGAAGAGCTTATTAGAGTAGAGCATGAGAGGTCTCTGATATTAAATAGTATTTGCGAGCATGTAGTATACCATGATCTTTATAATAATTTGGTCTGGGTCAATAAGGCTGCGGCAGATTCTGTTGGTAAGAATCTAGAGGAGTTGGTAGGTAAAAAATGTTATAGAGTTTGGCACAATCGAGAAACGCCTTGTATTGGTTGTCCTGTAATAAGAGCAAAAGAGACAGGATTACCTCAGGAATCTGAGATGACTTCTCCTGATGGTCGTACTTGGTCGATAAAGGGGTGCCTGCTTAAAAATTTAAAAGGTGAGACAATAGGAATGGTTGAGACTACGCTTGAGATAACAAAGAGAAAGAGTGCCGAGAGATCTTTGGATAGTCTCAATAAAGCTCTTTTGAAATCTCACGAAAGAATGAAAAAGTTTATAATGAAAGATTCATTAACTGGACTCTACAACAATAAGTATTTAAATGAGATCATTGAGGCTGAATTTTCTCGAGCTCGCAGGTATTATCATCCGTTCTCATTGATTTTATTTGATATAGATTATTTTAAATCTATAAATGATGTCTATGGACATAATTTTGGAGATAGTGTATTAAAACAGTTTTCTAGGCATCTCAAGAGAATGGTTAGGCGTTATGATATTGTTGTTCGCTCTGGAGGAGAAGAATTTATTGTACTTTGTCCGAGCACTGATAAGATAACTTCTTTAAAGCTTGCTCGTAGAGTATTGGATGATATAAATGTAAAAGAGTTTGGAAATAATAAGCAGAGAATAAAGTTTACTCTAAGCGTGGCCGTTGTTGGGTATCCTTCAGATAAGACGGTTCAATTAAACAAAGTAGATAAGATGATCTTAGAGGGCAAGGATTTAATAAATATAGGCTATAAGATTTTAAGCAAGGTTAAGGATGCAGGTGGTAATAGGGTTTATTCTTTAGAGGATGTTGGTTTTGATGGAAAGAGGATGCCTGAGGTTGAAGCAGAGAATGCAAGTGTAGGATTTCTAAGGGGTAAACTTGAAGACCTTACAAAAAAGGCTAATCAAAGTTTAATAGAGTCCGTGTTTGCTTTTGCAAAAACAATAGAGCTCAAAGATCATTATACAGGAGAGCACGTTGAACAGACAGTTCAGTATGCTGTAGCTATTGCAGATGCGTTCTCTCTGCCTAGAGATGAGATTGAAAGAGTGAGAGAGGCGGCTATTTTACATGACCTGGGTAAGATAGGAATAAGTGAGGATATTTTGCATAAGAATAAAAAGCTTACCAAAAGAGAGTATGATATAATTAAGAGACATCCGCAAATAGGGGTAGATATCATAAGGCCGATACATGCCCTACATGATTTAATACCCTATATTCTTTATCACCATGAGAGATGGAATGGTCAGGGCTACCCTCATGGTTTAAAAGGGGAAGAGATACCTTTTGGTGCTCGTATTGTTGCTGTAGCAGATGTCTATCAAGCTTTAATATCCGATAGGCCTTATAGGGCGGCTTACCCAGAAGAAGAAGCTGTGAAGATTATTAGGGAGTCAGCAGGTTCTGAATTTGATCCTGAGATAGTTGATGTTTTTATTAAAGTTCTAAGATAA
- a CDS encoding histidinol phosphate phosphatase domain-containing protein, whose amino-acid sequence MIDLHTHSLLSDGLLLPSELVHRAQVSGYSVIAVTDHVDSSNIDFILPRLIKVAGDLNKYWSDKIKVIPGVEITHVPLELIPELIDYARSQDNVLVVVHGESPVEPVIEGTNRAAIEARCDILAHPGWIDDSLASLAKEQGVALEITARAGHREANKHVYEVGKKNGALLVFNSDTHSPDDLLNELQVEAALKRSLNLSIEQIEEIESNSFNLAKRFI is encoded by the coding sequence ATGATAGATCTTCACACTCATTCATTGTTGTCAGACGGTCTTCTTCTACCTTCAGAGCTTGTGCATAGAGCTCAGGTTAGCGGATATAGTGTAATAGCCGTAACAGATCATGTTGATTCATCAAATATTGATTTTATCTTGCCAAGATTGATTAAAGTTGCGGGAGACCTAAATAAATATTGGTCAGATAAGATTAAGGTTATTCCTGGGGTTGAAATAACACATGTTCCGCTAGAGTTGATACCAGAGTTAATCGATTATGCGCGTAGTCAAGACAACGTACTTGTTGTAGTTCATGGTGAGTCGCCGGTTGAACCAGTTATAGAAGGTACGAATAGAGCGGCTATTGAAGCAAGATGTGATATCCTTGCTCACCCCGGCTGGATTGATGATAGCTTAGCATCTCTTGCTAAAGAGCAAGGGGTAGCACTTGAGATTACAGCTCGCGCTGGACATAGAGAAGCCAATAAACATGTCTATGAAGTTGGGAAGAAAAACGGTGCTTTATTAGTGTTTAATAGTGATACTCATTCTCCAGATGATTTATTAAATGAGTTGCAGGTCGAGGCTGCTTTAAAGAGAAGCTTAAACCTTAGCATAGAGCAGATTGAAGAGATAGAGAGTAATTCTTTCAACCTTGCCAAGAGATTTATTTGA
- a CDS encoding cupin domain-containing protein, whose amino-acid sequence MKIEVKRAAEEELKSLGVDSWGSWSCDISEFDWEYDSNERCYIQEGRVIVATEEGDKVEIKEGDLVLFPKGLKYSSWLLVKIIV is encoded by the coding sequence ATGAAGATAGAGGTTAAGAGAGCCGCTGAAGAGGAGCTGAAAAGTCTTGGAGTTGATTCCTGGGGTTCCTGGAGCTGCGATATCTCTGAGTTTGACTGGGAATATGACTCTAATGAGCGTTGCTATATTCAAGAGGGTAGAGTGATAGTAGCAACAGAGGAAGGAGATAAGGTAGAGATAAAAGAAGGTGATTTGGTCCTATTTCCTAAAGGATTAAAATATTCCTCTTGGTTGTTGGTTAAGATAATCGTATAA
- the scpB gene encoding SMC-Scp complex subunit ScpB yields the protein MENKSEIKSIVEALLFVADKPLSIEQIKAVVEADRSEIKSNIEDLKREYELRHSFRIREVAGGYQLVTDPVYAHWLRKFFQGGRKGRLSKAALETLAIVAYKQPITRPEMEQIRGVDVDGVIRKLLEKGLVKIAGRKDVIGKPLMYATTKRFLEYFGLNSLEELPDLNEFVEMEQEDNEDN from the coding sequence ATGGAAAATAAATCCGAGATAAAAAGCATAGTTGAGGCACTTCTCTTTGTTGCTGATAAGCCGCTCTCAATAGAGCAGATAAAAGCTGTTGTGGAAGCTGATAGATCAGAGATTAAATCGAATATAGAGGATCTAAAGAGAGAGTATGAACTAAGGCATAGTTTTAGAATTCGTGAGGTTGCCGGAGGTTATCAGCTTGTAACAGACCCTGTCTATGCTCACTGGCTTAGAAAATTTTTTCAAGGCGGCCGCAAAGGAAGACTCTCTAAGGCAGCTCTTGAAACACTTGCAATAGTTGCTTATAAGCAGCCTATTACAAGACCAGAGATGGAGCAGATTAGAGGGGTTGATGTTGATGGTGTTATAAGAAAACTGCTTGAGAAAGGTTTGGTTAAAATTGCCGGCAGAAAAGATGTTATAGGTAAACCGCTTATGTATGCAACCACTAAAAGGTTCTTGGAGTATTTTGGGTTAAACTCTTTGGAGGAGCTGCCCGATTTAAATGAATTTGTAGAAATGGAGCAAGAAGATAATGAAGATAATTGA